CGTGGCCCTTCTGGTGGCCGAGGACGACCACGCTCTGCCCGCCCAGCCGGGCCAGACCGCCCACCAGCGCCCGGTCGTCGCCGTGCACCCGGTCGCCGCGCAGCTCGACGAAGTCGTCGAAGACGTGACCGACGTAGTCGAGGGTCGTGGGCCGCCGCACGTCGCGGGCCAGGGCCACCAGGTCGCGGGCGGTGCGGGTGCCGGCCGGCGGGCGGGTGAGCACCACGGCCGGGTCGGGGGCGTCCGGCAGTTCGGGCACCGAAGGGCCGAGCAGGTGCAGCAGCCGGGCCAGGTGCTCGCGCTGCGTCTCGCGCGGCACGACCGCGTCGATCATGCCGTGCTCCAGCAGGAACTCGGCGCTCTGGAAGCCGGGCGGCAGCTCCTGGCGGATGGTGTTGCGGATGACCTGCGGCCCGGCGAAGCCGATCAGCGCGCCCGGTTCGGCGAGGACGACGTCGCCGAGCATGGCGAAGGAGGCGCTGACCCCGCCGAAGGTGGGATCGGTGTTGAGGTTGACCACCGGGATCCTGGCCTCGCGCAGCCGCTCGATCCACTGGGCGGTCTTCGCCATCTGCATCAGCGACAGCGCGCCCTCCTGCATGCGCGCCCCGCCCGAGGCGGCGACCAGCAGCAGCGGCAGGCGTTCGGCGAGCGCGAGGCGGGCCGTGGCGGCGATCTGCTCTCCGACGGCGGTGCCCATGCTGCCGCCCATGAAGCTGAAGTCGAGGACGGCCACCGCGACCGGCCTGCCGCGCACCGTCATCCGCCCGGCCAGCACGGCGTCCGGGCGTCCGGTGCGCGCCTGGGCGTCGCGCAGCCGCTCCGGGTAGGGCTTGCTGTCGGTGAAGCGGAGCGGGTCGCCGGGGGCGGGCGGGCCGGGCAGCGGCCGGAAGCTGCCGGGGTCGGCGAGCTGGCCGATCCGGACGTCCGGCGGGATGCGGAAGTGGAACTGGCACTCGGGGCAGACCTTGCGGTTGCGGTCCAGGCGCTTGCCGTAGACGAACGCCCCGCAGGAGGCGCAGCGGCGCCACTGGACGTCCTGGCCGGCCCGGACCTGCCGGGGTGTGCTCATGCGGCTTTCCTCCTGCGTTCGCCGCCGGGGACCGGCGGGGCCGCCTTCTGCGGGACGGACTCGGTGGCGGCGGCCATGCCGAAGCGGGGCATGTTCCGGTAGACGGTGTGCATCCGGTCCGGCGAGACGACGTACGCCTCGTGGAAGATGCCGACCGCGCCGTCGTTGCGTACGGCCCGGTTGAACCAGGCCCACATGGAGCGGTGCTTGCCGTCGCTGCGGTGCGAGTAGCGCATGAGGTCGTCCATGCTGCGCCAGTACTGCACCATGATCACCGTGCGGTTGAACCAGGCGCGGGAGCCAAGGAAGCCGTGTTCCTTGTTCTTCCGCAGCTCGATCAGCATGGGGATCATCGAGCCGATCACCGGCACCCAGCGGTGCACCATCCGGAACTTGTTCACGCGCAGGCCGATCAGCAGCACCACGGTGCCCTCGGGCGGGGCCGCGATCCGGGGCTCGGTGATGACCTTCAGGTCCATGGGGGTTCCCTCCGGTTGCGGCGAGACGGGAATGGCTGGGGGTCGGTCAGAAGGGGTACGTGCGGGGCGGGCTGCTGGTGGTGAGGGTGCGCCAGCGGGTGAACGCCTCCAGGGCGGCCTGCCCGCCGAAGCCGTAGCCGTTGCCGGAGGCGCCGATGCCGCCGAACGGCAGGGCCGCGTCCTGGACCACGGTCTGGTCGCCGATGTGGGTGACGCCGCAGCGCAGTCGCCGGCCGAGGGCCGTGCCGCGGGCGGTGTCGCCGGTGTAGACGGCGGCGGTCAGGCCGTGGTCGGAGGTGTTGGCGAGCCGTACGGCGTCGGCGTCGTCCGTGAAGGCGGTGACGGTGGCGACCGGGCCGAACACCTCGGTGTGGAAGATGTCCATCCGCTCGGTGACGCCGGCGAGCACGGTGGGCGGGTAGTACGGGCCGTCCGGGCGGCCCCCGGTGAGCAGGCGGGCCCCTTGCGCGACGGCGTGCTCGACGGCGGCCGCGATGCCGTGCAGCTGGCGGCGGTCGACGATCGGGCCGATCTGGGCGTCGCTGCGGTAGGGGTCGCCGACCCGCAGGGCGGCGGCGTGCCGGGCCAGCGCGGCGGCGTAGTCCCCGGCGATCGAATGGTGCACCAGGTGGCGGCGGGCCGACATGCAGATCTGGCCCTGGTGCAGGAAGGAACCCCACGATCCGGCGCCCGCCGCCTGCTCGACGTCGGCGTCGTCGAGGACGACGAACGCGTTCTGCCCGCCGAGTTCGAGGACGGCCCGCTTCAGGAGCCGGCCGCAGGCCGCCCCGATCTCCCGGCCCGCCTCGGTCGAGCCGGTGAACGACACCATCGCCACATCGGGGGCCCGCACCACCGCGGCACCGGTCTCGGCGTCGCCGTGCACGACCTCGAGCACCCCCGGCGGCAGCCCCGCCTCGGCGAACACCTCGGCGAACAGGCTGCCGCCGGACAGCGGCGTGTGCGGGTCGGGCTTGAGCAGCACCGCGTTGCCGAGGGCCAGCGCCGGGCCGAGGGAGCGGGCGCCGAGCAGCAGCGGGAAGTTCCACGGCACGATCACGCCGACCACGCCGAGCGGCACCCGGGTCACCTCGGCTTTCCGGGACGGGTCGTCCGAGCCGGGGTGCGGGGCGCCGGGGTCACGGGCGAGCCGGGCGCCGTGCCGCAGCTCCTGCGCGGCGAGCAGCACCTCGAAGTACGCCTTGCCGGGGATGGCGCCGCCCTCCCGCACCAGCAGGTCCTGGGCCCGGCCGGTGCGCTCCTCCAGCAGGCCGGCGGCCCGCTCGACGATCGCGGCGCGCCGCTCGGCGGGGACCGCGGCCCAGCCGGGCGCGGCGGCGGCGGCCCGGCGGGCGGCGGAGGCGACCCGGTCGGGTCCGGCCCGCTCGACGCTGCCCAGTTCCTCGC
Above is a genomic segment from Streptomyces glaucescens containing:
- a CDS encoding acetyl-CoA carboxylase carboxyl transferase subunit, with the protein product MSTPRQVRAGQDVQWRRCASCGAFVYGKRLDRNRKVCPECQFHFRIPPDVRIGQLADPGSFRPLPGPPAPGDPLRFTDSKPYPERLRDAQARTGRPDAVLAGRMTVRGRPVAVAVLDFSFMGGSMGTAVGEQIAATARLALAERLPLLLVAASGGARMQEGALSLMQMAKTAQWIERLREARIPVVNLNTDPTFGGVSASFAMLGDVVLAEPGALIGFAGPQVIRNTIRQELPPGFQSAEFLLEHGMIDAVVPRETQREHLARLLHLLGPSVPELPDAPDPAVVLTRPPAGTRTARDLVALARDVRRPTTLDYVGHVFDDFVELRGDRVHGDDRALVGGLARLGGQSVVVLGHQKGHDTAELVRANFGMPGPDGYRKALRLMRFADRFGLPLIAFVDTPGAFPGIDAEERGQSVAIAECILELSRLRVPVVSVVTGEGGSGGALALGVADTVLILQNAYYSVISPEGCSTILFGTAEHAGRAAGALRLTPPDLLRLGVVDGIVPEPPDGAHTEPHTTALTVKSALVRTLSPLLGRSGRQLVDARRERFDRFGDPRMQRVVDWEKHDEH
- a CDS encoding aldehyde dehydrogenase family protein, encoding MTAPTDTPARLASREITTGEELGSVERAGPDRVASAARRAAAAAPGWAAVPAERRAAIVERAAGLLEERTGRAQDLLVREGGAIPGKAYFEVLLAAQELRHGARLARDPGAPHPGSDDPSRKAEVTRVPLGVVGVIVPWNFPLLLGARSLGPALALGNAVLLKPDPHTPLSGGSLFAEVFAEAGLPPGVLEVVHGDAETGAAVVRAPDVAMVSFTGSTEAGREIGAACGRLLKRAVLELGGQNAFVVLDDADVEQAAGAGSWGSFLHQGQICMSARRHLVHHSIAGDYAAALARHAAALRVGDPYRSDAQIGPIVDRRQLHGIAAAVEHAVAQGARLLTGGRPDGPYYPPTVLAGVTERMDIFHTEVFGPVATVTAFTDDADAVRLANTSDHGLTAAVYTGDTARGTALGRRLRCGVTHIGDQTVVQDAALPFGGIGASGNGYGFGGQAALEAFTRWRTLTTSSPPRTYPF
- a CDS encoding DUF4188 domain-containing protein; translated protein: MDLKVITEPRIAAPPEGTVVLLIGLRVNKFRMVHRWVPVIGSMIPMLIELRKNKEHGFLGSRAWFNRTVIMVQYWRSMDDLMRYSHRSDGKHRSMWAWFNRAVRNDGAVGIFHEAYVVSPDRMHTVYRNMPRFGMAAATESVPQKAAPPVPGGERRRKAA